From one Candidatus Zixiibacteriota bacterium genomic stretch:
- a CDS encoding DMT family transporter, whose amino-acid sequence MDTTEESPAIRALLALAFGALCVSFAAIFVKLLGRDVLGPTAIGFWRALFGSAILFTWVFLKGYSPRMSAPMVGFAALAGFIFFLDLFFWHRSIIYSGAGIATILANTQVFVVSVLGFLLFKERLSVIFVIAAVAAFVGVVLLIGIGSEVEFSTTYLNGVTFGLLTGVVYGGYIVTLKKTGHRKDCPSFLTVMAWVSMFTAIFCGVSMLIESDPWVPPDPFSILILFSLALVAQAVGWYVISTTLPKLRAAQSSLILLLQPVLATVWGVLFFAEHLEPLQVLGAAVTLIAIYVGSVRKKRVSY is encoded by the coding sequence ATGGACACGACCGAAGAAAGTCCGGCGATAAGGGCGCTTCTGGCTCTGGCCTTTGGCGCTCTCTGTGTCAGCTTTGCGGCCATTTTCGTGAAGCTGCTGGGGCGCGACGTTCTCGGGCCGACAGCAATAGGCTTTTGGCGGGCGCTCTTCGGCTCCGCCATTCTTTTCACGTGGGTCTTCCTGAAAGGTTATTCTCCCCGGATGTCGGCGCCGATGGTGGGGTTTGCGGCGCTGGCCGGATTTATATTCTTTCTGGACCTGTTCTTCTGGCACCGCTCGATAATCTATTCCGGGGCGGGAATCGCCACTATTCTGGCCAATACCCAAGTCTTTGTGGTGTCGGTTCTGGGATTCCTGCTCTTTAAGGAAAGGCTCAGTGTCATCTTCGTAATCGCGGCTGTCGCTGCCTTTGTGGGGGTGGTTTTACTGATAGGTATTGGAAGTGAAGTCGAATTCAGCACGACTTATCTCAATGGCGTCACTTTCGGTCTGCTCACCGGCGTGGTTTATGGCGGATATATCGTGACGCTGAAGAAAACCGGTCATCGCAAGGACTGCCCGAGTTTTCTTACGGTGATGGCGTGGGTATCGATGTTCACGGCAATATTCTGTGGCGTATCGATGCTGATAGAGTCGGATCCCTGGGTCCCGCCGGATCCTTTTTCAATTCTTATCTTGTTTTCACTCGCGCTGGTGGCGCAGGCTGTGGGCTGGTATGTGATATCGACCACTCTTCCAAAGCTTCGCGCCGCGCAAAGTTCGCTCATACTTTTGCTCCAGCCGGTACTCGCGACCGTGTGGGGGGTGTTGTTCTTTGCTGAGCATCTGGAGCCGCTTCAGGTGTTGGGTGCCGCGGTGACGCTCATTGCGATTTACGTAGGGTCGGTGCGCAAGAAGAGAGTCAGCTACTGA
- the mrdA gene encoding penicillin-binding protein 2 → MERFKLSLGGRERIGYAIVLIIFLILFSGVVKLQIFEHSELVLQSENNRIRVVPIIPRRGLVTDRDGRIVIDNRPSYTISVVPAEEVPGKTLPNLAELLGLDTAQIRARIQKNMVSRYQPTPVKRDIPFEAVAVLEEQSSRFPGVTYQMEQVRQYNSELGAEVITGYVGEVSEDELKRSGGVGYRLGSIIGKKGLEKQYDKVLRGREGTAYIEVTASGHILGSYGERRPVPAIPGSNLMLTIDNDLQRACAEALDTFCCGAIVAMDPRSGELLAMTSYPGYDANIFSSVIPESLWLEISNDSTHPLLNRPLKGLYPPGSTVKFVAAGAGLQEGLITENATFKPCFGGMQFGNRFFRCWDPGGHGALTVTHALEQSCDVYFYQLGLKLGVDKLSEYYDGCGFGHLTGIDLPNEDPGLNPNSAWYDKNYGVNKWTRTLVLNNAIGQGELLVTPLQLAQFFCGLANDGIVYQPHLVKRVMHRSGADMNISPRMSFKLPFHERTKEALFEGLRLVVQGERGTSRRLKNRFYTVGGKTGTAQNPHGDDHSWFVGVAPLEAPEIVVCAIVENAGHGSDVAAPLVGQIIRKYMEKYHSIEPIAAVSREVTP, encoded by the coding sequence ATGGAACGATTCAAGCTGTCTCTTGGCGGGAGAGAGAGGATCGGTTACGCGATAGTGCTGATCATCTTTCTGATTCTTTTCAGTGGAGTGGTGAAACTCCAGATATTCGAGCACAGCGAACTGGTTCTTCAGTCTGAGAATAACCGCATCCGGGTGGTGCCGATAATCCCCCGGCGGGGACTGGTAACCGATCGTGATGGGCGAATCGTTATCGACAACCGTCCGTCGTACACGATCTCGGTTGTGCCGGCCGAAGAAGTGCCGGGCAAGACCCTTCCCAACCTGGCGGAGTTGCTCGGGCTGGATACCGCCCAGATACGCGCCCGGATTCAGAAGAACATGGTCAGTCGGTATCAGCCCACGCCGGTCAAGAGGGATATCCCGTTCGAGGCCGTGGCTGTACTGGAAGAGCAGAGCAGCCGCTTCCCCGGCGTGACCTACCAAATGGAACAGGTACGTCAGTATAACAGCGAACTGGGGGCGGAAGTGATAACGGGCTATGTGGGCGAGGTGTCGGAAGATGAGTTGAAAAGGTCCGGGGGCGTGGGGTACCGTCTGGGGAGCATTATTGGCAAGAAGGGTCTGGAAAAACAATACGACAAGGTTTTGCGCGGGCGCGAAGGAACGGCTTATATCGAGGTTACCGCCTCGGGACACATACTTGGCTCCTATGGTGAGCGCCGACCGGTTCCGGCGATTCCCGGCTCCAACCTGATGCTCACGATCGATAACGATCTTCAACGTGCCTGCGCCGAGGCGCTGGATACTTTCTGTTGTGGAGCCATCGTGGCTATGGATCCTCGCAGCGGTGAACTCCTGGCCATGACTTCGTATCCCGGCTATGATGCCAATATTTTTTCATCGGTGATTCCTGAGAGTTTATGGCTGGAGATCAGCAATGATTCGACTCATCCCTTGTTGAACCGTCCGCTGAAAGGCCTGTATCCGCCGGGTTCGACAGTGAAATTCGTAGCCGCCGGAGCGGGCCTCCAAGAGGGTCTTATAACCGAGAATGCCACTTTCAAACCATGTTTCGGAGGAATGCAGTTCGGCAACAGGTTTTTCAGGTGTTGGGATCCGGGCGGTCACGGGGCGCTGACCGTCACGCACGCGCTGGAGCAATCGTGCGATGTTTATTTCTACCAGCTGGGGTTGAAGCTCGGAGTGGACAAGCTCAGCGAATACTACGATGGCTGTGGATTCGGACATCTGACAGGTATTGATCTGCCCAATGAAGATCCCGGCCTGAATCCAAACAGCGCCTGGTACGACAAAAATTACGGCGTCAACAAATGGACGCGCACGCTCGTTTTGAACAATGCCATCGGACAAGGCGAACTTCTGGTCACTCCACTGCAGCTGGCGCAGTTTTTCTGTGGCCTCGCCAACGATGGTATCGTGTATCAGCCTCATCTGGTCAAGAGAGTTATGCATCGGTCAGGCGCGGATATGAACATCTCCCCGCGGATGTCCTTCAAGTTGCCTTTCCATGAGAGAACAAAGGAGGCGCTGTTTGAGGGGCTGCGGCTGGTGGTACAGGGAGAAAGGGGAACGTCGCGAAGGCTGAAAAACAGGTTCTATACCGTCGGCGGCAAAACCGGTACCGCGCAGAACCCTCATGGTGACGACCACTCCTGGTTTGTCGGGGTCGCGCCGCTGGAGGCGCCTGAGATTGTTGTGTGTGCTATAGTCGAGAACGCGGGTCACGGCTCCGATGTGGCCGCTCCGCTGGTTGGCCAGATTATACGGAAATACATGGAAAAGTATCACAGCATTGAGCCTATTGCCGCTGTCAGTCGGGAGGTGACGCCATGA
- the rodA gene encoding rod shape-determining protein RodA has translation MTLNYRSLDWKLIGVALALSVIGILLIMSAQYYADSTYQQHYYLRQALWLGIALVVFAVAIHLPLRIFDFTAPLLYGVSLVLLALVLVVGSARMGAARWFSFGPINFAPSDFAKVALIFLLARFFAYTKLSIISKRRLAISALATLVPAALILKQPDLGTSLVFFVILFGMWFWSGLSPAYMILILSPLASLVAASHWLAWSIYIIVLIVFILVFRPGFIFGVAVVVANLAFGAVTPFIWDRLADYQKLRILTFLDPGLDPRGAGYQIIQSKIAIGSGGIFGKGFLNGSQTRLDFVPEPHTDFIFSVLGEEFGLWGSMLVLLLFSFIFYRAIRIATRCRSKFSSLLVMGAASIFLFQFFINIGMTLGFMPVTGLPLPFVSYGGTSLVLSWTLVALIVSADYHWQEY, from the coding sequence ATGACACTGAATTACAGGTCACTCGACTGGAAACTGATAGGGGTGGCGCTGGCCTTGTCCGTGATTGGGATACTGCTGATTATGTCGGCTCAGTATTATGCCGATTCGACTTACCAGCAGCACTACTACCTTCGCCAAGCCCTCTGGCTGGGGATCGCTCTGGTTGTATTCGCGGTGGCAATTCATTTGCCTCTGCGCATTTTCGATTTCACCGCGCCGCTACTTTATGGAGTGTCGCTGGTTCTGCTGGCTCTCGTGCTGGTGGTGGGGTCGGCCAGGATGGGAGCCGCGAGATGGTTCTCGTTTGGGCCAATCAATTTTGCTCCTTCGGATTTCGCCAAGGTCGCCTTGATCTTCCTGCTGGCCCGCTTTTTCGCATACACCAAGTTGTCGATAATCAGCAAGCGACGGCTCGCTATTTCCGCTCTGGCGACTTTGGTTCCCGCCGCCTTGATTCTCAAGCAGCCGGATTTGGGGACATCCCTGGTATTCTTCGTGATTCTCTTCGGCATGTGGTTCTGGTCAGGGCTCTCGCCGGCATACATGATTTTGATTTTGTCTCCGCTGGCTTCTCTGGTGGCGGCGTCCCACTGGTTGGCGTGGTCCATTTATATCATCGTCCTGATCGTGTTCATTCTTGTTTTCAGGCCGGGATTTATTTTCGGCGTGGCTGTCGTCGTCGCCAATCTGGCTTTCGGCGCTGTGACGCCATTCATCTGGGATCGTCTGGCCGACTATCAGAAACTCCGCATTCTCACTTTCCTCGATCCCGGGCTGGATCCGCGAGGGGCAGGGTATCAGATTATTCAGTCGAAGATTGCCATTGGCTCGGGGGGAATTTTCGGGAAAGGCTTTTTGAACGGCTCGCAGACGAGACTTGATTTTGTCCCGGAGCCGCACACGGATTTTATCTTCTCGGTGCTCGGCGAAGAGTTCGGCCTGTGGGGATCTATGCTGGTGCTGTTGCTGTTCAGTTTTATCTTTTACAGGGCAATTCGGATAGCAACGCGTTGTCGCTCGAAGTTCTCATCGCTACTGGTGATGGGCGCCGCCTCGATATTCCTGTTCCAGTTCTTCATAAACATCGGCATGACCCTTGGTTTCATGCCTGTCACCGGCCTTCCGCTTCCGTTCGTGAGCTACGGGGGAACATCGCTGGTGCTTTCGTGGACACTGGTCGCGCTGATAGTATCGGCTGACTATCACTGGCAGGAATATTAG
- a CDS encoding PTS sugar transporter subunit IIA has product MKLSKFCDESLVVFNLKATDKAGIIQELVDLVSNSNMIKDAEQLLKDVVDRENLVTTGVGYGVAFPHAKTRAVKGIVIAFGRSIKGVDFDAMDHKPVHLFFLIAAPEDAIGAHLNVMARLSYLMKSEKNRQKLMEASSPGDVLALMDNVD; this is encoded by the coding sequence TTGAAATTATCAAAATTCTGTGACGAGAGTCTTGTTGTTTTCAATCTGAAAGCTACCGATAAAGCCGGCATCATCCAGGAACTGGTTGATCTGGTTTCAAATTCCAATATGATAAAGGACGCCGAGCAGTTGCTAAAGGATGTAGTCGATCGCGAGAATCTGGTGACGACCGGCGTCGGGTACGGGGTAGCTTTTCCGCATGCCAAGACGAGAGCGGTGAAGGGAATCGTGATTGCGTTTGGTCGCAGTATCAAAGGCGTCGATTTTGACGCGATGGACCACAAGCCGGTGCATTTGTTTTTCCTGATTGCCGCTCCTGAAGACGCCATAGGCGCGCATCTGAACGTGATGGCCCGTCTGTCGTATCTGATGAAATCCGAGAAGAATCGTCAGAAGCTGATGGAAGCGTCGTCGCCGGGGGATGTCCTCGCGCTGATGGATAACGTTGACTGA
- a CDS encoding Trm112 family protein, which produces MALSDNFLDKLVCPSCKSKLAYDAQNNKLVCHQCSLAYRVVNDVPVMLIDEAEKLQK; this is translated from the coding sequence ATGGCATTATCCGATAATTTTTTGGACAAGCTGGTGTGCCCGTCTTGCAAGAGCAAGCTGGCTTATGACGCGCAGAATAATAAATTGGTGTGTCATCAGTGCAGTCTGGCTTACCGGGTGGTGAATGATGTTCCGGTGATGCTGATCGATGAGGCAGAGAAACTACAAAAATAG
- the mreC gene encoding rod shape-determining protein MreC produces MSRITNLFARNWRNIHFIIIAALSVILMVASSVVNPVADQVVFAVFYSPFAEIKNHITQLSSVAEKNRELREALTQASVTIAMYEEANRENERLRSVLGFEPPPGYRLLPAEVLSITGAPLPMSAVINLGEHDSIYVDQPVINQQGLIGRVSSVAPDYATVQLLTDPSNRVAARMASSREMGIIKYTLSEGMILDNFPIQGTIAEGDTVLSSGLGGVYPPGLVVGTIAQVLRPDQEPFCEVKVYPAVNFYSIDELFLLREIVP; encoded by the coding sequence ATGAGCCGGATAACCAATCTTTTCGCCCGCAACTGGCGAAATATCCATTTCATAATCATCGCGGCACTTTCGGTTATCCTCATGGTAGCGTCCTCTGTTGTCAATCCGGTCGCTGACCAGGTAGTCTTCGCCGTTTTTTACTCCCCTTTCGCGGAAATAAAGAATCACATAACCCAGCTGAGTTCGGTTGCGGAAAAGAACCGTGAGTTGCGCGAGGCCTTGACGCAGGCATCGGTCACGATTGCCATGTACGAGGAAGCTAATCGAGAAAACGAGCGTCTGCGATCGGTGCTGGGTTTCGAGCCGCCGCCCGGATACAGGCTGCTCCCAGCCGAAGTGCTATCTATTACCGGGGCGCCCCTGCCGATGTCGGCGGTGATCAATCTCGGCGAACACGATTCCATCTATGTTGATCAGCCGGTTATAAATCAACAAGGCCTGATAGGCAGGGTGAGTTCGGTAGCTCCGGATTATGCTACGGTGCAACTTCTGACCGATCCTTCAAATCGGGTCGCCGCCAGGATGGCATCCAGCCGCGAGATGGGGATAATCAAGTACACCCTATCGGAAGGGATGATTCTCGACAATTTCCCTATTCAGGGGACTATCGCGGAGGGAGATACGGTGCTGTCTTCCGGGCTCGGCGGAGTGTATCCTCCGGGGCTGGTGGTCGGTACGATCGCGCAGGTGTTACGTCCGGACCAGGAGCCTTTCTGCGAGGTAAAGGTTTATCCGGCGGTGAACTTCTATTCGATTGATGAGCTGTTCTTATTGCGGGAAATCGTGCCATGA
- the rocD gene encoding ornithine--oxo-acid transaminase translates to MNNVSTINKTGLGLSQIPDNQIINFESTFGAHHYGRLGLVVRKAEGAWLYGLDDMKHLDCLAAYSAANQGHHHPKIVGAVIDALQGKYGSVISNVVYTDALGLFLKKAAQLVPQLGPRFGDNGNKVLPKNGGVESVETAVKMARYYGYKAKGIPDGKQEVIVFSRNFHGRMITTISFSPTPKYKEGFGPLTPGFKMVDYGDLEGVKKAITPNTCGILVEPMQGEGGMYPAPKGFLKGLRELADQHDLLLMFDEIQVGLGRTGKMFCFEHENVIPDGVILGKAISGGLVPLSIFVTNTKLMDMAFQPGKDGSTYGGYPLACVAGIAAIDVIVEEKLVENSNAMGAILKERILDIASRSPHVKEVRGTGLFIGIEVKNGDAMVFCRKLLEIGVLANDSYGHTIRMSPPLIITEKEIDYLTERLEKVLVG, encoded by the coding sequence ATGAACAACGTTAGCACCATCAATAAAACCGGACTCGGATTATCACAGATACCCGACAACCAGATCATCAATTTTGAGAGCACTTTTGGCGCCCATCACTATGGCCGTTTGGGGCTGGTCGTCAGAAAAGCCGAAGGTGCCTGGCTGTATGGCCTCGATGACATGAAACACCTCGACTGTCTGGCAGCCTATTCCGCCGCCAACCAGGGTCACCATCATCCGAAAATCGTAGGAGCCGTGATAGATGCCCTGCAGGGCAAATATGGTTCGGTGATCTCCAATGTCGTGTATACCGACGCTCTTGGATTGTTTTTGAAGAAGGCCGCCCAGCTCGTTCCGCAGCTCGGACCACGCTTCGGCGATAACGGCAACAAGGTTCTGCCCAAAAACGGTGGCGTGGAATCTGTTGAAACCGCTGTCAAGATGGCCCGCTATTACGGCTACAAAGCCAAGGGGATCCCGGATGGCAAACAGGAAGTAATCGTTTTCAGCCGTAATTTCCACGGCCGCATGATAACGACGATTTCCTTCTCCCCCACCCCGAAATACAAAGAAGGTTTCGGACCGCTCACTCCCGGGTTCAAGATGGTTGACTATGGCGACCTCGAAGGCGTCAAAAAGGCTATCACTCCCAACACCTGCGGTATTCTGGTTGAGCCGATGCAGGGTGAAGGCGGCATGTATCCGGCCCCGAAAGGCTTTTTGAAAGGTCTCCGCGAACTGGCCGACCAGCACGACCTGCTTTTAATGTTCGATGAAATTCAAGTCGGTCTGGGACGCACCGGAAAGATGTTCTGCTTCGAACACGAGAATGTAATCCCCGATGGCGTCATTCTCGGCAAAGCTATCTCTGGCGGTCTGGTTCCGCTGTCGATTTTCGTCACCAACACCAAGCTGATGGATATGGCATTCCAACCGGGCAAGGACGGCTCCACCTACGGTGGTTACCCGCTCGCCTGCGTGGCCGGTATCGCGGCTATCGACGTGATTGTCGAAGAAAAGCTGGTAGAAAACTCGAACGCCATGGGCGCGATTCTCAAAGAGCGTATTCTTGACATAGCTTCTCGCTCACCGCACGTAAAGGAAGTCCGTGGCACCGGGCTGTTCATCGGTATCGAGGTCAAGAACGGCGATGCTATGGTATTCTGCCGCAAGCTGCTTGAAATCGGCGTTCTGGCCAACGACAGTTACGGCCATACTATTCGTATGTCGCCACCGCTGATAATCACGGAAAAGGAAATTGACTACCTGACCGAACGACTCGAAAAGGTACTGGTCGGCTGA
- a CDS encoding acetyl-CoA carboxylase carboxyltransferase subunit alpha has protein sequence MDERTFLDFERPIVELEKKISDMKDFSVGEDIELSGEITSMERKLAKLRQEIYSGLTRWQKVQLSRHPKRPYTLDYIRMISRDFIELHGDRYYADDKAMVGGFAYIDDQPVMFVGQQKGRDTKEKLYRNFGMAHPEGYRKALRLFKLAEKFNVPIIVLVDTPGAFPGIGAEERGQAEAIARNIREMSRLTVPIVIVIIGEGASGGALGIGVGDRVLMMEYAWYSVISPEGCAAILWRDRAKAQEAAEALKVTSDDLVDLGIIDEVISEPASGAHNNPKEAAATVKERILVNLRELMAKTTEDLLSERIAKYRRMGEFTE, from the coding sequence ATGGATGAACGAACATTCCTGGATTTCGAGCGACCGATAGTCGAACTTGAAAAGAAAATCTCCGACATGAAGGATTTTTCTGTTGGGGAGGATATAGAACTCAGCGGCGAGATTACCTCGATGGAGCGCAAGCTCGCCAAGCTTCGCCAGGAAATCTACTCCGGCCTGACCCGATGGCAGAAAGTCCAGCTCTCCCGCCACCCCAAGCGTCCCTATACCCTTGATTATATCAGAATGATCAGTCGAGATTTTATTGAACTCCACGGTGATCGCTACTATGCCGATGATAAGGCCATGGTGGGCGGGTTTGCCTACATTGATGACCAGCCGGTAATGTTTGTCGGTCAACAGAAGGGACGCGATACGAAGGAGAAGCTATACCGCAATTTTGGCATGGCTCACCCCGAGGGCTATCGCAAAGCGCTCCGTCTTTTCAAACTGGCCGAGAAATTTAACGTGCCGATCATTGTTCTCGTGGACACACCGGGCGCGTTCCCCGGCATCGGTGCGGAAGAGCGCGGGCAGGCCGAGGCTATCGCCCGCAACATACGGGAGATGTCGCGTCTGACCGTTCCGATCGTGATCGTGATTATCGGCGAGGGAGCTTCCGGTGGCGCGCTGGGTATCGGGGTTGGGGACCGTGTATTGATGATGGAGTACGCCTGGTATTCCGTGATATCGCCGGAAGGCTGTGCGGCTATTCTGTGGCGTGACCGGGCGAAGGCTCAAGAAGCTGCCGAAGCGCTCAAGGTTACCTCGGACGACCTGGTGGATCTCGGCATAATCGATGAAGTGATCAGCGAGCCGGCCAGTGGGGCTCACAACAACCCCAAAGAGGCGGCCGCGACTGTCAAAGAGAGAATTCTGGTGAACCTCCGGGAGCTTATGGCCAAGACGACCGAGGATCTTCTGTCCGAACGTATCGCCAAGTACCGTCGGATGGGCGAGTTCACGGAGTAA